TACTTATGGGCTCAGTGCTTGGTTTTGGTTTTTATCTATGGCCTTTGTCATGGCAAATGTTTTTTAATGAGCAAGTGGTCTTCAGTAACTATGCAATAGCCTTTTTCACTGTAGCATTTTGCACTATGTTCTTACGCTACCATAAAGACAATTGCCGCCTTTATAAACTCAGTATTAGCTTTTTAGCCCTGCTCTTCAGTCTCAGCCTGATCAGTTTTTTCATGCTGGAATATCATTCTTCAAAAATCTTTTTTGCCATCATGGTACCGCTTTATATTTTATGTATTTGCATGATATACAAAAAGTTAGTGAGTGGCTTTAGATGGGCAAAGTTTTATGTAATGTCTTGGGTGCCACTGATAGTAGGCGCTGCAATTCAACCTTTAGAGCTTACTGGATTTATTCAGTATAGCTTTGCAGTTAGATATATTTTTTTAGTCGCTATTCTGTGTGAAATTGTGCTCATGGCAATGGCGCTGGCTGATCGAGTCCGGTATCAACGTGAAAAAGCGCTGTATCATGCAACTCATACTCAACAAACAGAGTTACTCAATCAAGCTATGCTCAAACAAGCCTATATGGCGATCACTTCAGAGCACAGGCTCGCTAATCTTTGTTTAGTGAAAATAGAGCAATTTAATGCCCTAATGAGCATCCTTAAGCCAAGTCAGAGTAGCCAAATAATTATCACAGTTGCTCAATCCCTAGAGCATCAAATCAATAAAAAGAGACAATTTATTAATTTAGAGTCGGCTTTAGATAATAGCCCAAAAGTAGCTGATTTAGGGAATGGTATACTCGCCTTTATTTCTACCAAAATTCAGTCTCAAGTAGAGCTTTATCAAGAGCTTAACAACCTTTGTAAACAGCTCCCTAAACAATATAAAGTGGCAGGCTTAGACCTACAGCTTTACTATCGCTTTAGCATTACCGAGCCGGTTAGTGATGATGGCTTTGATATTTGGCTGCAGCGTGGCTACTTGGGTTTATCACAAAAACAACAAAATATTGACTTTAACGCACCACATATTGATATGGATGTCAGCCTTGCTGCAGAATTACAGCAAGCAATACGAAGCAATACATTAGCCATTTACTTACAGCCAATTATCAATTTACACAGCGGCGCTATCTGTGGTGCTGAGGCGCTATTACGCTGGCCTACAGCTGGTAAGTATCTCGATATTGAGCAACTGATTTTATTGGCTGAACGAACAGGTTTAATCAATGAACTAAGCTTATGGGTAATTGATCAGGCTTGCCTTGCTGCTGCACAGCTTAATCGACAAGGTTACCGCGAGCATACTATTAGCGTTAATTTAAGTGCGAAAAATCTCGCTATCCCTAAACTCGTCGAAAAAGTCGAAAACACTATCTTAAAACATGGTATTACCGCGGATCAGTTAAAGTTTGAATTAACCGAGTTTGCGCTTATTAAAAACCATGATGAAATGGTCAGCTTTATCAGCGAGCTCAATAAACTCGGGAGTAAGGTAGTACTCGATGACTTTGGTACTGGCTACTCTTCGTTGAACTACTTGGTGAATTATTCATTTAGCACTATAAAAGTAGATAAGTGCTTTATTCTTGATTTAGTGGATAACACAACTAATCAAGTGGTTGTAAAAACTGCCATTGATATGGCCCATAACCTTGATATGAATATCACCATCGAAGGTGTTGAAAACCAAGCTACAGAGAAAATGCTGATCAAAATGGGGGCTGATCAAGGCCAAGGCTATTATTACAGCAAAGCACTGCCGATTAATGAGTATCTAAGCTTTATTGCCTCACAATTTAAATAGGGCGTGTTACACTGCTCTTTTTAACATCTTTAGGGGCCATGTAAAGATGCAAGGTACGATCAGAAAATTAAAGTCGACACTTACCTCTCCTGTCGAATATCAATTACCTATTGGTGATGAGCTAGTTTCGTTAAATGACTATATTGGTAAACCGCTAACACTCACTTTTACTGGCAATATTTTTTGCTGTAACTGCGGTAAAAAAACCAAGAAAAGCTACTCTCAAGGCCACTGTTTCGTGTGTATGCGCAAACTGGCTAGCTGTGACATGTGTATCATGAAGCCTGAAACGTGCCACTTTGATAAAGGTACCTGTCGTGAGCCGCAGTGGGGTGAAGAAAACTGCATGATCCCGCATTACGTGTATTTAGCAAACACCTCAGGCCTAAAAGTAGGTATTACCCGCCATACTCAAATTCCTACACGCTGGATTGACCAAGGTGCGACGCAAGCTTTACCTATCTTCAAAGTACAAACCCGCCTTCAATCTGGTTTAGTTGAGGTTGCCTTAGCCAAGTTTATTGCTGATAAAACCAATTGGCGAAACATGCTAAAAGGCCAATCTGAAGCAATTGATTTAAAAGCCGCTGCCAGTGAGCTGATCCCACAAATTGATGCTAAGCTGAGTGAACTTGCTGAACTGTTTGGCTCAACGGCAATTGAAAAGCTCGATGAAGATGTGGTTGAGCTAGACTATCCTGTGAGTGAATACCCAAGCAAAATCAGCTCTTTCAATTTTGATAAAGCACCAGAAGTATCGGGGATTTTAAAAGGCATTAAAGGCCAGTACCTAATTTTTGATACTGGCGTAATTAATATTCGTAAGTTTACTTCTTATGAGATAAGCCTTAATTAATCGCTTTTTTCTGTATTAAGGTAAAAGTCATACCATTGCTGTTTCGCTACGGGACGGCAAAAATAATAGCCTTGAATGATATCGCAGTTAAGTGAACGTAAGTAATTTAACTGCTCTACCTTCTCAACCCCTTCGGCGACAACATGAATACTTAAACTTTTCGCAAGACTAATAATCGCCGTTACTATTTCACTATTACCATATTCATCAGGTACTTTTGCTATAAAGCTGGCATCTATTTTTAACGTATCAATAGGCAGTTTTGTTAAATAACTTAAAGCCGAATACCCCGTACCAAAGTCATCCAAAGTAATATGCACACCTAGTTTTTTCAGCGCCAACAACTCTTGCTTGGCCTCACTAAAGTGGCTTATAAAACAGCTTTCCGTCAGCTCAACTTCAAGCTTGTGTGGGTCAACATTATAACGCTCAAGTAAACGCTCAACATTCGATGCTAATTGCCCCTGACGTAAGTGATTCGCCGATATATTAATTGCTAAGCGCCCTGCTTCAATCCCTTGTTGCTGCCACTTTTCTAACTCTTTACAAGCCTGCTCGATTACCCATAAATCGAGTTTTACAATTAGACCAAGCTCTTCAGCAAGGGGGATAAATTTAGCCGGTGAGATCACGCCAAGATTCGGCTCATGCCAACGCAAAAGCGCTTCAACACCTAAAATTTTACCCGAGTTTAACTCTTGCTTCGGTTGGAAATAAAGCTCAAATTCGTCACATTCAATGGCATTTTGCAAACGGCTCATCATTGCCAGACGTTCTAAAGAGCGCGCATTCATAGCTGGTTTAAATAATTGAAATGAATTACGACCGACTTCTTTGGCGCGGTACATAGCAATATCAGCATGCTTAAGTAATGTGGCGCTATCTACGCCATCATCTGGATAAACTGCGGCGCCAATAGAGGCTGTAATTGCAACTACATGCTCGTTAATAGCAAGCGGCATACTCACTTGCTGTAATACTTGTTCTGCAAAGTTTAATAACGTTTCAACACGATTTACTTCGCATAGTAAAACAAATTCATCACCACCTAAGCGTGCTAGGGTATCCCCTTCAGGTAAGATTGATAAAATTCGTTCAGCAACTTGTTCAAGCAAATTATCACCTGCGTCATGTCCTAAGCTGTCGTTGACCTCTTTAAAGCGATCTAAGTCGATAAACATTACAGCTAAAAGATCATGGTTACGCTTGGCGGTGCTTAGTGCAATGGAGAGCCTGTCATGAAATAAGCGCCGATTTGGCAGGCCGGTCAATTCATCGTAATAGGCAAGCTGGGCAATTTTTTCTTCAGCACGTTTACGCTCAGTAATATCGCTAAAAATAGCTGCATACAGCACCTCATCAAAGTTAGGGTCTTTAATTTGAATGATGGTTAGCCACTCAACAAACTCTTCGCCGCCTTTCTTACAATTACAGATCTCCCCTTGCCACACCCCTTCATATTCAATGGCATGCCACATTTTTTGATAAAAAGAACGACTATGTTTTGTTGAGCTTAGAATATTTGGCCGCTTACCTATTACTTCATGTTCAGCAAAACCTGTCAGCTCAGTAAAAGCTGGGTTAACTTGAATAATGGTGCCGTCTTTGCGAGTTAACATGATGCCATCAAGTGAGGCATCAATAATTTTATTTGCAAGAAATAGGTTACGTTGTGACTTTTGCAAAGCAAGATCACGCTGCTCAATAGCACGCTCAAGCTCGCAACAATAAGCCGATTCAATCTCTGTGATCAAATCAGCAAATGAAATCACCCCACAGATCTCATCATCTTTGACCACCAAATGGCGAACATTATGCTCTGTCATAGTGCGATAAGCATCAAATAAACTACTTTCACAATCAATTTCAATTAACGGATAACTGGCATACTGCCAACAGGGATTTAGCCACTCAGTTTGGATTATCAATTCAACAATGTCGCGCTGAGTAATAATACCGTGTACTTCAAGCTCTCGGTTATAAACCAGCACACTATCAAGCCTGCCAGTTCGCATCAGCTGCACAACCTCTTCAATCGGTGTCTGCGCATCAACGACCTCAAGGTCGGTGCGGTATTGCTCATGAATAGGCCTAAACTGTAGGTAGTGGTCCAGACCTTGGTTATGAACGATATCAGAAAGGTTCAGCATACCAGCAGGTTGGTTCTCACTATCCATTACTAATAAATGGCGAATACCATGTTGTTGAAAACGCAGCGTTGCATCACTGACTGAACATTGGTTAGGCACCGTAATAACAGGTGCTGACATCACCTCATGAATGGCAAGATTCTTGTAAGCTGGGCTGCTGATATCAATTTTCAAACAATCAGCTTCAGTCCAAATCCCAACCACGGACTGTTCATGTTGGATAAAAATAGCCGTTACATTGTGAACATGCATCAACCTTACCGCATCGACCAAAGGCGTATGCGCAGGACATGATACCAATTTATGCGAAAAGACATCACTGACCTTTTGATGTCGTCTTGGTTGATTCATAAGTCGACTTTCCTAGTTCTTGCATGAATTGACAATTATAATCATTTCAATATTGGCAACTTTGACACAGGACAATAAATGCACTCATCATTTCCTAAGATTATTTTTTCAGCTAATGAATTAGCATTAGTAGAAGATGAAGCCGATATTGAAAGCTTTGTTTATGGTTTGAGTGAGGAGCAGCAACTCGCAGTTATTATGCTTTTAGCTACAGGGCACTATGTTAATTTGCAGGGTGAGAGCGTTAAAGCCTTAACTGACGCTGAGCTTGCGACTAAAGTGACTGAGCATCTAGCACAAGAAGGAGTGTGCTGTTTAAGTAAGGTTTCTCGGCTTACACCATCGCAAGCCTTTGCTATGCTGGCAGATTAAGGTGCATCCACCAGCGCTTTAATATGCGCCACAGCACTTCGACCAAGGGCTGATAAGGCATAACCTCCTTCGAGGTAAGAGACAATCCCTTTACAATCTTGCTGTTGGCAAAACTCAGCTAATTGTGTAGTGAGCCATGCGTAATCATCTTCAACAAATTTCAGGCTTGCCATGTCATCTTCAAGGTGAGCATCAAACCCAGCACTAATAAACAATAGTTCAGGCTTAAATTCATTGAGTTTTGGCAGCCATTGCTCAAGGTACACAGCTTTCAAGTCATTACCATCACTGGCAATTGGCAGCGGTGAGTTCACTAAAGTCGCGTTATTTTCAACCGCAGTATTAGGATAAAATGGGTGTTGAAACAAAGAGCAAAACAACACATTATCATCTTCTAAAAAGATATCTTGAGTGCCGTTTCCATGGTGAACATCGAAGTCTAGAATAGCGATGCGTTTTACACCTTTGCTTTGCGCATATTTCACGGCAATGGCTAGATTATTAAAAACGCAAAACCCTGCAGAGGAGCTGCGGTTTGCATGATGGCCCGGCGGTCTAACCGAGCAAAAAGCTGCATCTAGCTTATCAGCAAGGATCTCATCAACGGCTAATAACCCGGCGCCAACGGCACGCTCAATCGCTTTCATTGAGTCTGGACACAGCCAGGTATCGCCGTCTAATTCAGCAAGCCCGTCATTAGGAATTGTTTGTTCTACATGGCTGACCAAAGACTCATCATGAGCACGTAAAAAATCGTCGCGGCTAGCTTTTGGAGCTTGTAAATGAGTAATTGCAATATCAACACCGCTTGCTAGCAAACGGTCGGTGATCACATCTAAACGCGCGGGACATTCTGGGTGATCCTCAATCATTTTATGTTTACGACAAAATGGATGTGAGATAACTGCCGTTCTCATAATACGCTCCTTGGATTATTTTCCCCCAGTATAACAAAGCCACCGAATGGTGGCTTTGCGACTTTGGTTTACTTTTTAGCGCGTAAATCTAAATTTCTAAAGTCAAAACTAAAGTCAGTGACCGCCGTTGATACAGCGCGCATTTTCGCACCACTCACTCTGTTTTCTGGGCTCATTTGAAACTCTATGTAAGCATCCGCTTCAAGTAACTTTTCATCCCACTTAACAATAAAGGTATTGCCAGTGTAATGCTCTAGTTGACCTTTTAAGCGCTTTGTATGAGTAAAATCAATACGTAGCTGACCATTTAACTCTTCGATGACCACATCACCATACCAGTTATCATGCAGTGTACCTGTGTAGTTGATGTTTGGTAGTTTCGGTTGATAATCGGCCGGTGTTTCTGGTTTTGCATTTGCGTAAGCTTCTTTTTTACCTTCAAAATGCTTTTTCGCAAGATCTTCAACCCAGTCTTTATCTTCAAGATCTAATGCATCTTCTAACACTTCATAAGTTACTGCTGATAACGCACTAAATGCTTGCTGGTTACTAAGAATCACAATACCGAGGTTTTTCTCTGGTAATAATGTCACTTGAGACACCATACCTAAGATACCACCACCATGGCCTAACTTTTTAATGCCGTGGAAGTCTTCAATACTCCAGCCTAAACCATAGCCTCTAAATTGCTGATGGTAAGCTTCATAAGCTCTTTTTGAGGCCATTGACGTAATATGTGGATGCCACATTTGTTGCTGCTGCTTTTCAGTGAATAACTGATCGCCATTTGGCATTTTGCCATGTGCAAGCTGCGTGCGTAGCCATTGGCTCATATCACTCACGCTTGATGCAATCGCACCTGCACCACGGAAGTCTTCAAGGTAGTTAACAAAAAATGGATGTAGTTGCCCATCCATTGGGATATGACCCGTAGCCCAGTTTTTATTACTACTAGGGATACGTGAAAAACCAGCTCGCGAGTTTTTCATATCGAGAGGCTCAAGAATATTTTTCTCAATATAATCATTCCAGCTCATGCCAGAGACACGCGCAACCACCTCACCT
The nucleotide sequence above comes from Pseudoalteromonas shioyasakiensis. Encoded proteins:
- a CDS encoding DUF2797 domain-containing protein → MQGTIRKLKSTLTSPVEYQLPIGDELVSLNDYIGKPLTLTFTGNIFCCNCGKKTKKSYSQGHCFVCMRKLASCDMCIMKPETCHFDKGTCREPQWGEENCMIPHYVYLANTSGLKVGITRHTQIPTRWIDQGATQALPIFKVQTRLQSGLVEVALAKFIADKTNWRNMLKGQSEAIDLKAAASELIPQIDAKLSELAELFGSTAIEKLDEDVVELDYPVSEYPSKISSFNFDKAPEVSGILKGIKGQYLIFDTGVINIRKFTSYEISLN
- a CDS encoding serine hydrolase: MKLRKLAVAAALLSSCSFYSYADIDTKKIEKVIETSMARFDVPGMAVAIVENDKVVLAKGFGVSHLDTGKKVNKDTLFGIASNTKAFTAAALAKLIDEGKLSWDDKVIDHLPEFRLYDPYVTREMTIRDLLSHRSGLGLGQGDLMIWPDTDKSIDEIIAGLKYLKPASSFRSKYAYNNLMFVTAGEVVARVSGMSWNDYIEKNILEPLDMKNSRAGFSRIPSSNKNWATGHIPMDGQLHPFFVNYLEDFRGAGAIASSVSDMSQWLRTQLAHGKMPNGDQLFTEKQQQQMWHPHITSMASKRAYEAYHQQFRGYGLGWSIEDFHGIKKLGHGGGILGMVSQVTLLPEKNLGIVILSNQQAFSALSAVTYEVLEDALDLEDKDWVEDLAKKHFEGKKEAYANAKPETPADYQPKLPNINYTGTLHDNWYGDVVIEELNGQLRIDFTHTKRLKGQLEHYTGNTFIVKWDEKLLEADAYIEFQMSPENRVSGAKMRAVSTAVTDFSFDFRNLDLRAKK
- a CDS encoding EAL domain-containing protein, with translation MNNKALKYNFVSFLILTILFFIIATLAAHLASPTRYTIDKTAPIYSKTAYRIDYSKSLTLEQFLAEPEKLKQRPFKDIEWDLAEQDYWLKLDLENRQTKPVELSIHFDNPMVDYLTVYHVDDKGLLIDTTELGDKVAGLSLFQYSTPHSILTMQGNEQTTLIIKIDTVGISKTPINIYGEKEFQDLLRSQSGIWGIFIGVLIMAALYNLVLFLGIRDRVYLIYIGYIISALLLMGSVLGFGFYLWPLSWQMFFNEQVVFSNYAIAFFTVAFCTMFLRYHKDNCRLYKLSISFLALLFSLSLISFFMLEYHSSKIFFAIMVPLYILCICMIYKKLVSGFRWAKFYVMSWVPLIVGAAIQPLELTGFIQYSFAVRYIFLVAILCEIVLMAMALADRVRYQREKALYHATHTQQTELLNQAMLKQAYMAITSEHRLANLCLVKIEQFNALMSILKPSQSSQIIITVAQSLEHQINKKRQFINLESALDNSPKVADLGNGILAFISTKIQSQVELYQELNNLCKQLPKQYKVAGLDLQLYYRFSITEPVSDDGFDIWLQRGYLGLSQKQQNIDFNAPHIDMDVSLAAELQQAIRSNTLAIYLQPIINLHSGAICGAEALLRWPTAGKYLDIEQLILLAERTGLINELSLWVIDQACLAAAQLNRQGYREHTISVNLSAKNLAIPKLVEKVENTILKHGITADQLKFELTEFALIKNHDEMVSFISELNKLGSKVVLDDFGTGYSSLNYLVNYSFSTIKVDKCFILDLVDNTTNQVVVKTAIDMAHNLDMNITIEGVENQATEKMLIKMGADQGQGYYYSKALPINEYLSFIASQFK
- a CDS encoding EAL domain-containing protein — translated: MNQPRRHQKVSDVFSHKLVSCPAHTPLVDAVRLMHVHNVTAIFIQHEQSVVGIWTEADCLKIDISSPAYKNLAIHEVMSAPVITVPNQCSVSDATLRFQQHGIRHLLVMDSENQPAGMLNLSDIVHNQGLDHYLQFRPIHEQYRTDLEVVDAQTPIEEVVQLMRTGRLDSVLVYNRELEVHGIITQRDIVELIIQTEWLNPCWQYASYPLIEIDCESSLFDAYRTMTEHNVRHLVVKDDEICGVISFADLITEIESAYCCELERAIEQRDLALQKSQRNLFLANKIIDASLDGIMLTRKDGTIIQVNPAFTELTGFAEHEVIGKRPNILSSTKHSRSFYQKMWHAIEYEGVWQGEICNCKKGGEEFVEWLTIIQIKDPNFDEVLYAAIFSDITERKRAEEKIAQLAYYDELTGLPNRRLFHDRLSIALSTAKRNHDLLAVMFIDLDRFKEVNDSLGHDAGDNLLEQVAERILSILPEGDTLARLGGDEFVLLCEVNRVETLLNFAEQVLQQVSMPLAINEHVVAITASIGAAVYPDDGVDSATLLKHADIAMYRAKEVGRNSFQLFKPAMNARSLERLAMMSRLQNAIECDEFELYFQPKQELNSGKILGVEALLRWHEPNLGVISPAKFIPLAEELGLIVKLDLWVIEQACKELEKWQQQGIEAGRLAINISANHLRQGQLASNVERLLERYNVDPHKLEVELTESCFISHFSEAKQELLALKKLGVHITLDDFGTGYSALSYLTKLPIDTLKIDASFIAKVPDEYGNSEIVTAIISLAKSLSIHVVAEGVEKVEQLNYLRSLNCDIIQGYYFCRPVAKQQWYDFYLNTEKSD
- a CDS encoding histone deacetylase family protein; the protein is MRTAVISHPFCRKHKMIEDHPECPARLDVITDRLLASGVDIAITHLQAPKASRDDFLRAHDESLVSHVEQTIPNDGLAELDGDTWLCPDSMKAIERAVGAGLLAVDEILADKLDAAFCSVRPPGHHANRSSSAGFCVFNNLAIAVKYAQSKGVKRIAILDFDVHHGNGTQDIFLEDDNVLFCSLFQHPFYPNTAVENNATLVNSPLPIASDGNDLKAVYLEQWLPKLNEFKPELLFISAGFDAHLEDDMASLKFVEDDYAWLTTQLAEFCQQQDCKGIVSYLEGGYALSALGRSAVAHIKALVDAP